The Streptomyces sp. NBC_00440 genome contains a region encoding:
- a CDS encoding TROVE domain-containing protein: MSRFNQRGARPAAASPVTSTGERAATHQGGAGHLRDARSELFLLAVANTVGTDTFYETGGRRDDRYARLVRKLAVDDPVWVAELLSWLRNDAQLRTAALVGAAEFTAERLLREAPGHSRQVIDSVLQRADEPGEFLGYWTSQYGRTLPKPVKRGTADAVQRLYTERSLLKYDTDSKGYRFGDVLNLVHPSPAADKPWQGDLFKHAIDRRKKRDEEIPAPLTTLRAREQLMATPADRRRAVLTEHPELLGRAGMTWEALAGWLQGPMDATAWEAVIPSMGYMALLRNLRNFDEAGVCDETAAQVAAKLADPEQVARSRQLPMRFYSAFNAAPSLRWGHALDKALTASLSNIPRLGGRTLVLVDTSTSMESSFSRDGTLMRWDAAALFGVAIGRRCGAADVVSFSSARYYVNDSPGAKVKAFPLTRGGSLIGDVRKWRDGGWFLGGGTDTAAALRETFRGHDRVVIVTDEQHGHDAQEVTEAVPAQTPMYTWNLAGYETGHAPSGSGFRHTFGGLTDQAFRTIPLIESGRDAKWPWEQVVS, from the coding sequence ATGTCCAGGTTCAACCAGCGCGGCGCCCGCCCGGCCGCCGCCTCTCCCGTGACGTCCACCGGGGAGCGGGCCGCCACCCACCAGGGCGGCGCCGGCCATCTCCGCGACGCCAGGTCGGAGCTCTTCCTCCTCGCCGTCGCCAACACCGTCGGCACCGACACGTTCTACGAGACCGGCGGCCGGCGGGACGACCGGTACGCCCGGCTCGTCCGGAAGCTCGCCGTCGACGATCCGGTCTGGGTCGCCGAGCTGCTGTCCTGGCTGCGCAACGACGCCCAGCTGCGCACCGCGGCCCTGGTCGGCGCGGCCGAGTTCACCGCCGAGCGGCTGCTGCGGGAAGCTCCGGGACACTCGCGGCAGGTCATCGACTCCGTGCTCCAGCGCGCCGACGAGCCCGGCGAATTCCTCGGCTACTGGACCTCCCAGTACGGGCGCACGCTCCCGAAGCCCGTGAAGCGGGGAACAGCCGACGCCGTCCAGCGCCTCTACACCGAGCGGTCGCTCCTCAAGTACGACACCGACAGCAAGGGCTACCGGTTCGGCGACGTCCTCAACCTGGTCCACCCCAGTCCCGCGGCCGACAAGCCGTGGCAGGGCGACCTGTTCAAGCACGCGATCGACCGGCGCAAGAAGCGGGACGAGGAGATTCCCGCCCCGCTGACCACGCTCCGGGCGCGCGAGCAGCTGATGGCGACCCCGGCCGACCGGCGCCGCGCCGTACTCACCGAGCACCCGGAGCTGCTGGGGCGCGCGGGCATGACCTGGGAGGCGCTCGCCGGGTGGCTCCAGGGCCCGATGGACGCCACGGCCTGGGAGGCGGTCATCCCGTCGATGGGGTACATGGCGCTGCTCCGCAATCTCCGGAACTTCGACGAGGCCGGCGTCTGCGACGAAACGGCCGCACAGGTCGCGGCGAAGCTCGCCGACCCCGAGCAGGTCGCCCGCTCCCGGCAGCTGCCCATGCGCTTCTACTCCGCGTTCAACGCGGCCCCGTCGCTGCGGTGGGGACACGCTCTCGACAAGGCGCTCACCGCGTCCCTGTCGAACATTCCCCGGCTCGGCGGCCGGACCCTCGTCCTGGTGGACACCTCGACCTCGATGGAGTCGTCGTTCTCCCGTGACGGAACGCTGATGCGCTGGGACGCTGCGGCCCTGTTCGGCGTCGCCATCGGCCGGCGGTGCGGCGCTGCGGATGTCGTGTCGTTCTCCTCCGCGCGCTACTACGTGAACGACAGCCCCGGAGCGAAGGTGAAGGCGTTCCCGCTGACGCGCGGTGGCTCGCTCATCGGGGACGTACGGAAGTGGCGGGACGGCGGCTGGTTCCTGGGCGGCGGCACGGACACGGCGGCGGCGCTGCGGGAGACGTTCCGGGGCCACGACCGGGTCGTCATCGTCACGGACGAGCAGCACGGCCACGACGCCCAGGAGGTCACCGAGGCCGTCCCGGCGCAGACTCCGATGTACACGTGGAACCTCGCCGGATACGAGACCGGGCACGCCCCGTCGGGAAGCGGGTTCCGGCACACGTTCGGCGGCCTCACCGACCAGGCGTTCCGCACGATCCCGCTCATCGAGTCGGGGCGCGACGCGAAGTGGCCCTGGGAGCAGGTCGTGTCTTAG
- the ligD gene encoding non-homologous end-joining DNA ligase — protein MADRPGRLAPMLAGEVPLPSDLGGWAAEVKWDGMRLLTHIDARGEVTVQARSGADATARYPELASLAGLVDDAPVVLDGEVVALDPAGLPSFSRLQQRMMLAGPARIRTARVRTPVTLMLFDILVHHGTTVTGRPYLERRRLLESLRLPGDGTVVVPPAWTDDASAGIRWTRDRQLEGVILKRLTSRYQPGRRSPDWIKVKFRPSADVVIGGWSADARGEPRSLLVGVPGPEGLRYAGAVGSGLSTDQRRFLLPLLTAAAADTPPFAAGAPQPKPPPGIHWVLPLLEGEVRYAELTPDGILRQPSWKGLRGIVGE, from the coding sequence GTGGCTGATCGGCCGGGCCGGCTCGCTCCGATGCTGGCCGGCGAGGTCCCGCTCCCCAGCGACCTCGGCGGCTGGGCGGCGGAGGTCAAGTGGGACGGAATGCGCCTCCTCACACACATTGACGCGCGTGGTGAGGTGACGGTGCAGGCCCGCTCAGGGGCGGACGCCACCGCCAGATACCCCGAACTCGCCTCACTGGCCGGGCTCGTGGACGACGCACCCGTCGTCCTGGACGGGGAGGTCGTCGCCCTGGACCCGGCGGGTCTGCCGTCCTTCAGCAGGCTCCAGCAGCGGATGATGCTCGCCGGGCCGGCCCGGATCAGGACCGCACGCGTACGGACCCCCGTCACGCTCATGCTCTTCGACATCCTGGTTCACCACGGCACGACGGTGACGGGCCGCCCGTATCTGGAGCGGCGCCGGCTGCTGGAGAGCCTCCGCCTCCCCGGCGACGGCACGGTCGTCGTACCGCCCGCGTGGACGGACGACGCGTCGGCCGGGATCCGCTGGACCCGTGACCGGCAGCTGGAGGGGGTCATCCTCAAGCGCCTGACCTCGCGCTACCAGCCCGGCCGCCGGTCCCCGGACTGGATCAAGGTGAAGTTCCGCCCCTCTGCCGATGTCGTGATCGGCGGCTGGTCCGCCGACGCCCGTGGTGAGCCCCGCTCGCTCCTCGTCGGCGTACCCGGACCCGAGGGCCTGCGCTATGCCGGCGCCGTCGGCTCCGGCCTGTCCACCGACCAAAGGCGCTTTCTGCTGCCGCTCCTCACGGCGGCCGCCGCCGACACCCCTCCCTTTGCGGCAGGCGCACCCCAGCCCAAGCCACCGCCCGGCATCCACTGGGTGCTGCCCCTCCTGGAGGGCGAGGTGCGGTACGCCGAGCTGACCCCCGACGGGATTCTCCGGCAGCCTTCGTGGAAGGGGCTCCGGGGAATCGTCGGGGAGTAG